GGACTTCTCCGACGGCATCGCCCCGCCGGAGCGGCTCTTCCAGAAGGTCGAGATGAACTGATGACTCGCGCCATCCTGCTGGTGACTGCGGTCACCAGCAGGATGCCTGCCGCGAGCGCCCCCTTCCTGTGAGTTCCATGGGTTGCGCGGTCCACCCGGTCGGCATGGGCGCTGCAATGAGGTCAGGCAACGTCGCTGCTCAGACCCCAGGTGATACCCATGATCGACCTCAAGGCCACGGCCCGCTCCTCCTCCCTGATGCGCCCCGCCACCGCGGAGTCCGCGCTCATCAACCCGAAGGCACAGCTCTCCGCGGGGCCTGTCGCGGACGCCTCCCGGAGCATGCCCGCGCGGGGCTTCAGCCAGGTGGACTCGTTCGAGCCCGTGATCATCAGCCGGCGGCAGCCGCTCGCGATGCCCGGGATGGAGGGTGCGGCGGACATGCTCGGCGCCCCGGCCGCCTACGCCCCCCGCGGGCTCCCCCCGCAGCTCCAGGACCTGGCGCCGGCGCCGGTCACCTTCGCCCCCCGGGGACTCCCTCCGGAACTCCAGAACCTGGCTCCGGCCAAGGCTCCGGCTCAGGCCAAGGAGCCGGCTCCGGAAGCCTCCAACTCCGGCGTCCCGAGCGCCAATGACAAGCGCCCGGCCGGGGACAAGCGGTCCGCCGCGCAGATCGTCGATGACACGCCCGCGCTGAAGAACCTGGGCCGCCAGAAGGACATCAAGTTCGAGCAGCTGTGCAAGCAGACGGGCATCGACCCCAAGCTGGACCTGAAGGACCCCAAGCAGAACGCCGACGGCGTCTACCGGCTGGCCAAGGTGCTGGAGTTCATCGACAGCGCCAAGGCCTCCACGGGCGACGACCGGTCGAAGAAGGTCCAGAACGGCAAGGGCGACGGCAACATCGAGGGCATCACCAAGGACGGTGACGCGCGCCACGGCACGGAGGCCGGCATGGTCAAGGACTTCGCCGAGAAGGGCTACTCCTTCCTGGGCGAGCACCAGCTGCCGACCACGAAGGACACCCACGTGAAGGCGGACGGCAGCAACAAGGACAACTTCCAGTGGGCTGCGGGCGAGGCGGGCAAGGCCCTCTGGTTCCTGCCGGGAGTCAGCAACGTCCTGACGGGCATCGGCAACTCGGAGGGCGGCTTCAAGGGCGTCCTCGAGGGCGCCGCGAAGGGCTACGTCAACACCCTGAAGGGCGCCGCGGAGGGCGTCATCGGCTCCATCACCAAGGGCCGCGCCAACCCGGCCGGGATGATCTTCGGAGGCGTCATGGGCGCGCTGGGCAACACCGAGGCCGCCCCGCAGCCGGTGAAGGACATCGCCAACATGTTCTAGGGCAGCGGCTCCGTCCGGTGCTTGCGCGCGGGGTTCTCCAACCCCACGCGGAACCACCGGTAGCCGTACCCCTCCAGCGTGAGCACGTGGCGCTGGCCATCCACGGGCTCGGAGTGGTCCTCGCTCAGCACGTTGAACAGCGTGCACGGCTCCTCGCCGCCCGGATCCAGCTTCACCGTGCAGGGCCGGGCGGACAGGTTGTGCAGCACCACCAGCGCGTTGCCCTTCCATTCGTACCGGATGGCCAGCACGCCCTTGTTGCCCGTGCGCAGCACCTTCCACGCGCCCCACCCCAGCTCCGGGCACTCCTTGCGCGCGCGGATGATGCGCTCCGTCCAGTTGAGCTGCGAGCCCGGGTCGCGGCGCTGCTGCGCCACGTTCACCTGCCGGAAGCCGAACGGCCCCTCCGACACCAGGGGCTTCACCGGCTCTTGCGCCAGCGTGAAGCCGCCGTGCGGCTCCGGGCTCCACTGCATGGGCGTGCGCACCGCCTGCCGCTCCACGAGTGACAGGTTCTCCCCCATGCCCAGCTCGTCGCCGTACCAGAGCACTGGAGTCCCCGGCAGTGAGAACATCAAACTGTAGGCCACTTCGATGCGGCGGCGGTCTCCGTCCAGCATCGACGCGAACCGGCGGCGCAGGCCCCGGTCATACAGCTGCATGCCCTTGTCCGGTCCCAGGGCCTCGAAGACCTCCAGCCGGTCCTCGTCCGACAGGCGCCCCAGGTCCAGCTCGTCGTGGTTGCGCAGGAAGTTCGCCCACTGCGCCGTGTGCGGCAGCTTGGGGGAGGACTTCAGGGCCTGCACCAGCGGCGTCACGTCCCCGCGCGTGAGCGCCAGGTAGAAGTTCTGGTTCGCCAGGAAGTTGAACACCATCTGCATGCGGTCGTTGTCGCCAAAGAACTCCACCACCTCGTTCATGGTGACGTTGGCTTCCGCGAGCAGGATGGCGTCCCCCTTGCGCCAGGAGAGGAACTCGCGCATCTCCTCCAGCAGCTTGTAGGGGTTCTTCACGTCCGGGTTCTTCACGCCCTTCAGCTCCACGAGGAAGGGCACCGCGTCCACGCGGAAGCCGGACACGCCCAATTCCAGCCAGTACCCCATCACCTTGAGGATCTGCTCGCGCACCTCCGGGTTCGCGACGTTGAGGTCGGGCTGGTAGTGGAAGAAGCGGTGGAAGTACCAGAGGCGCGCCTCCTTGTCGTACGTCCACGTGGAGGGCTGCACGCCCGGGAAGACCATGCCCTTGTGGGCGTCCTTGGGCTTCTTCTTCGCCCAGACGTAGTAGTCGCGGTAGTTGCTGTCCGGGTCCTTGCGCGCGGCCTGGAACCACGGGTGCTGATCCGACGTGTGGTTCACCACCAGGTCGATGATGACGCGGATGCCGTGCAGCTTCGCCTCGTGGGTGAAGGCCACGAAGTCGCCCAGGTCCCCCAGGCGCGGATCCACGCCGTAGTAGTCGCTGATGTCGTAGCCGTTGTCGCGGTTGGGCGAGGGCTGGAAGGGCAACAGCCACAGGCAGGTGATGCCCAGGCCCGCCAGGTAGTCCAGCTTGCGGCGCAGGCCCACGAAGTCCCCCACGCCGTCGCCGTTGCCGTCCATGAACGTCTCGACGTCGAGGCAGTAGACGACCGCGTTCTTGTACCAGAGGTCTTCAATCATTCCCTTCCCTTTAGCCCTCTGCTTCCAGGCGGCATCCGGAGACTCCCGCGCGCCGTGAGGAACCCCACACCCGGGGGCTGCCAGGGTTCGTTCAGCCAACACTCGCGCGAAGACAGGCCTCGCGGCCGGGCCGCTCCGGCTCCAGGGTGGGCGCACCCATGTCCCTCATCGGTTTCCACGCGTCGCACGAACAGTTCCCGCCCAGCGAGCTCCTGCGCCTCTGTCGGAAGGCGGAGGGCGCGGGCTTCCAGGCCGCGCTCAACTCCGACCACTTCCACCCGTGGACGGAAGCGCAGGGACAGAGCGGCTTCGCCTGGGCGTTCATGGGCGCGGCGCTCGCGACCACCCGGCTGTCCTTCGGCTCCGTCACGGCGCCGGGCCAGCGCTACCACCCGGCCATCGTCGCGCAGGCGCTGGGCACCCTGAACGAGATGTATCCCGGCCGGGCGTGGATGGCGCTCGGCAGCGGCCAGTACCTCAACGAGGCCATCACCGGCACGGGCTGGCCCGCGAAGGACCTGCGCCACGCGCGCCTGAAGGAGTGCGTGGACATCATGCGCGCCCTCTTCCGAGGCGAGACGGTGACGCACCGGGGGCTCGTCACGGTGGAGGAGGCGAAGCTCTACACGCGCCCCAAGGACATGCCCCTGCTGGTGGGAGCGGCCGTGACGCCGAAGACAGCGCGTTGGGTGGGAAGCTGGGCGGACGGGCTCATCACCACCGCGAGGCCCCCGGAGGAGCTGCGCAAGGTGGTGGACGCCTTCCGCGAAGGCGGCGGCGAGGGCAAGCCCCTGTTCCTCAAGGTGCAGCTGTCCTACGCGAAGGACGACGAGCTCGCGCGTGAAGGCGCGTACAACCAATGGGCGTCCAACATCTTCGCCAACAGCGTCCTCACCGACATGCGCTCACCCGCGCAGTTCCAGGAGGCCGCGAACGTGGTGCAGCCGCACGACCTGGATGGCCCGCTGCGCGTCTCCAGCAGCCTCCAGCAGCACGTGGACTGGCTGGGCGAGGACCTGCGCCTGGGCTTCGACCGGCTGTACCTGCACAACGTCAACCGCGAGCAGGACGGCTTCATCGAGGCCTTCGGTGAGAAGGTGATTCCGGCGCTCACGCGCTGAGAGCCGCTGGGTATGCTCGGGCGCATGCCCAGCGACGTCCTGTCCCGTCAGGCCCTCAACCGCGCCACGCTCGCGCGTCAGCTGCTGCTCACGCGCGAGAAGATGACCGTGCCGCGCGCCATCGAGCACCTGGTGGGGCTCCAGGCGCAGCTCGCGCGCCCGCCGTACCTGGCCCTCTGGTCGCGCCTCCAGGGCTTCCAGCGCGACACGCTCACGAAGCTGGCGCTGAAGCGGGAGCTGGCGCGCGGCACGATGATGCGCGGCACGCTGCACCTGATGGCCGCGAAGGACTACCTGCGCTACCGCGGCCTCTTCCAGCCCCTGCTCGATGCCGCCCTGCGCTCCGTGCTGAAGGAGCGCGCCACGGCGCTGGACCTGCCCGCGCTCCTGGCCACCGCGAAGCCCTTCCTCATGGAGAAGCCCCGCACCTTCGAGGAGGTGCGCGAGCACCTGATGAAGCACCACGTGGACGGCGACGAGCGCGCCATGGGCTTCGCCACGCGGATGGGACTGCCGCTCGTCCAGGTGCCCGAGGAGGGGCTGGAGTGGGGCTGGCCCGGCAACTCCGGCTTCACGCTGGCGGAGTCGTGGCTGGGTGAGAAGATCTCCACGGACGACGACGCGTCGCCGTTGGTGCTGCGTTACCTGGCGGCCTTCGGTCCCGCCACGGTGGCGGACATGCAGTCCTGGTCCGGCATCAAGCCGCTGAAGGACGCCTTCGAGAAGGTGCGCGGCAAGCTGGTGGAGTTCCGCGACGAGAAGAAGCGCGTCCTCTTCGACCTGCCCAAGGCTCCGCGCCCGCCAGAGGACACGCCCGCGCCGGTGCGCTTCCTGCCGGACTTCGACAACCTCATCCTCTCCCACGCGGACCGCACCCGCGTCGTGCCGGAGGAGCACCGCGAGAAGCTGTCCACGAAGAACCTGCGCGTGCTGAACGTGTTCCTGGTGAACGGGCACGTCGCGGGCTCGTGGAGCACCGAGCGCAAGAAGGGCACCGTGACGCTGGTGTGCAAGCCCTTCGAACCGGTGAAGAAGGCGGACAAAGACGCGCTGGCGCAGGAGGGAGAGGAGCTCCTGCGCTTCAGCGACCCGGACGCCGCGAAGGTGGCGGTGACGTTCGCCGCGCAGTAGCGCTGGGGGGACCTCTCGACTCCATATGCGACTCCGTGCCTGCGCCGCGCTCCTCCTCTTCCTCTCGGCATGCGCTACGACTCCTCCGGGCCCTGGAGGGCCGACGTCGCGCAACCCAAGGATTGCCAACCTCCAGCGAGCGGCGGCGCTGCCCTGGACTGACGGTGGGCGGTGCGTTGTGCGCGAGGCTTTCCAGCCTTGGCCGGTGCTGATGGAACGGTGCTACCAGGCCCTCGACCATGAACGGATCGAGGTTCAGGACACCACGGGGCGATGCGCGGTCGCGTCCGCTGGCGCAGCTGCCGTGGGGATCGGGTTCTGCGTGCTGGCGGCTCCTGAGATTGCCGTGGGGGCCGTGATCGTTCTTGGCGTGGTGGTGGTCGCCGTCGCCATCAAGGAAGCGCTGGATGCGTATGAACTCCGCCACCTCTACCCGGAAGAAGCCGCGGCATCACGAGGAGCGAAGGGAGCACCTCGTGAGACCGTAGCGAAGCGGAAGCCCAAGCTGGAACCGGAGCCAGCAGGACGGGACTGGCAGCCTCCGGTGCCGCCCGTGCCCGTGGGCCGGTCGCGCCGTGACAACTGCGAGCCCATCCCAGTGAATCACCGTGGCGGCAATGACCCGCACAACAAGTGCGCCGACAAGATTCCGAACAACAGCTTCCCCGGCTGGGATGTGTTCGTGAATGGGAAGAATTTCGACGCGCTGCAACTGGCTACCCGCGTGCTTTGGGAGGTCAAGACCGACAATTTCGATACCTTCAGTGAGTTTCTCCAGGGCCAGGTGATCAGAGACCAGGTGCCCGAGATGCGGATTGAGCGCGAACTCGCTCGGGCCTGCGGCTTCGTCTTCCGGGTCGGCGTACGCAGTGAAGAGCACAAGGAAGCGCTGGAAGAGGCAGCCCCGGATCTCAAGGGGTTTATCGTCGTCATGGACTGGTGCTGAGATGACAGCCAAACGGAAGATCAACCTCACCGTCTACGCGCCTGCACTCGTGAGTGACGACAACCGCACCATCGCCTTGGTTCATGGGATGGAGCGTGCGTTCCCAGGTCTGCGCCTGGAATGGAGGGTTTCCGAAGACGGACGCACCATCGCCTTGCCACAACGCGACGCATGGCTCACCGAGGGAACCAAGGATGGGGGGTTCCCTCTCGTGTGTAACGGCAACGAGAACCTTCCCGTGATGATTTCCGGGTGGGAATCACCAGCGGGTAGTTCTCCAGGCGGTCGGTCACAACTGGAGGTCCATGCGCAGCTGCCTCCGAGCGAAGGAGGGCTCGCGGCGGTAGCGGATGTGCTGGAGGCCGTGGCCGAAATCGCACGCGGACACTGGGGGCACGCCACGCCGTTCAGGGCAAGCGTGGACATTGCGCGCCAGACGAGGAATCGGCCAGATGACCTGGAAGTGCCTCCTCGCGGCCTGCCGGTGCTCACGTCCCCGAGTGCCATGAGATCGCCGGAGATTCCCCACCGCCTGGGCTGGCTGAATTACTGGTCGGCTGCTGCCGCACGGGCCATCGGGTTCCCGGATCCTGTTCGCGACACCGAACTGCTTTCACGGGCGCGGCGTACGGCATCTGGCGGGTGGGTCGTGCAGCTCACTGACGGGCCGCTCGACCTGGACAACCCCGCCCACCTGGAAGCGCTCAAGCGGGCCTATGAGCGCTTTCCGGTGATTGGCGGACGCGCGGCGCCCTGAAGTGACGCCCTATGCGAAGAGCTGGAGCAGATCCTCGCGGGTGATGGCGTGCAGGCAGCATGGTGGCTTCCGGCAAGGCTTGTCCGGCCCGGACCATGAGCTGGCGCGAGTCCAGACAGCGGGCCCGTTCAACGCCGCTGTCGTGAAGCGCTCCCCTTGGCGCCGGATCCATCGCCGTGTCCCGTTGGGTCTGGCGGAGTCACGTAGAGAGCACCCCTGCGCGGAGGTTGGCGATGGTAGCGTCCCCATGTGGGAGGTCACGCATCCTTGCTCCAACCCTTGAGATTGGCTCTTCCCCTGACGCTCATGCTCGCCTGGGGAGCCGCCGCGCAGGCCCAGCAGGCCACGAGGACACGCGCTGAGCGTAAGCGCGCTGTGACCATCGCGAGCACGTCGGCTGATCCGTTGCCCATCGTCCATGTGGCGGGGGACACGCCGACGTTGTTCCTCTTCACTTCGCCCATCCAGAAGAAGACCCTGACCTTTGATGAGTCCCGGATCCGCGTCCTGGATGCCGGCGAGCGCTCCGTCATCATTCAGCCCGTGGCCGACCTCGGCGAGGGCGAGCGACAGGAAATCGGGGTCTTCTTCGCTGACGGCCAGGCGCTGACACGGGCTGCCTTCGTGCTCGTGACCGACCCTGCCGAAGTGGACTCCCGGATCGACGTGCGGCGCCCGGAGCCGCCCAATACGGCCTGCCAGCCCGCCCAAGCCCCGTCGCTGAAGCCCGAAGACTTCGTGTTGCTCGGCCTCGTGGACAAGGCAGGTGTCACAACATCCAGCAGGCACGGCGAGCCAACCGTTGTGCAGGGGCTTGCATTGGACTCGCTCGTCGCTTTTCGGGGCACAGGTTGGGTTCTGGCGGACATGACGATCCTGAACAGCCCTGATCAACCCGCTTGGACACCCCAAGAGGCGATGTTCGTGAGGCAGGTGGGCGTCCCCCTGCGCGCGCGGCTCGTGACGAAGAGACCGGGGCCCATTCTTCCGGGGGAGACCATGCGCGTGCTCGCGGTCGTGGAACTTCCACAGGCGCAAGCGGACCTCGTCTTCACCCTGGAGATACGCGGGGACGGGGGACGTCGATTCACGATTCCGGGCGTGCGCTTTCCGCAGCCCGTCGCGGGAGAGGCCCAATGAGCGCGACGCTGCTCAACCCGACTCCGGGTTCGTTGATTGACGGATGGCAGGTGGCCAGACCCCTTGGGGCCGGAGGCTTTGCCCGTGTCTTCCTGGGGGAAAAGAACGGCAGGCACCGTGCCATCAAGCTGGCGCAGCACCGGGAGACCAGCGGCGACCTCAAGCAAACCCATGACCGGACGCTTCGGGAGTTGACGGCGCTGCTCATGCTGGACCACCCCAACATCGTCCGGCCGCGGGGGCATGGCCTCGCCGAGAGCGGGAACCTCTACCTCGCGCTCGACTACGTGGACGGCTGGACGCTCGCGGAGTGGGCCGAGCGCAAGCACCCCACGGTGCGCGAAGTTCTCGGCGTCTTCGAGAAGCTCGCCAGTGCGCTGGCGTACATGCACGGCCGGGGCATCCTGCATCGGGACCTGAAGCTGTCCAACGTGCTCATCCGCAAGAGTGACGGCGAGCCCGTCATCATCGACTTCAGTTGCGCGACCTACACGCATGCCGAAGACTTGACGGATGGAGGCCTGCCGCCGGGCACGGACCGCTACCGCGCGCCCGAGCAGTTCAAGTTCCTGCGTGAGCACAAGGACGAGCGTCGGGCCCGCTATGCCTTCCAGGTATCCGACGAGATCTTCGCCGTCGGCGTCATGCTGCATGAGTTGCTGACGGACCCGCGACCGACGGAGTTCCGTCCGCGCTTCGACTTGAACAATGCGGCCATGCCACCGCCGTCGCCCCGCTTGGCGAATGCGCGCATTCCAGAGGCCGTGAGCGATCTCATTGAGAGCATGCTGGCCCTGGACCCCAAGCGGCGCCCGGTCGACACCGAGGCGCTGCGCCGGGAGTTGGCGGAGCTCCGCGCCAATCCCGGTGCCGAATACGACGTACCGGGGCATCCGCCAGCTGAACAGCGTCACGGAGTGCCGCCCCCCGCGGCGCTGGCGATGCCCTCCACGCCCCAGCCGCTCAAGCGGCACATCGCCCGGGTTGCGCGCCCGCGTGGCTGGGGACGGTGGGGCGCGGTGCTTGCCAGCGTCGTCGCGCTTGTCGCCGTCGCGCTCTTCTGGCGCGCCTCTTCGAATATCCCGGGCACCCCGGCAGCGCTCCGTTCCACGACGCCCAAGCCACCACCACCTGCTATGTCCACCCTTGGTCCCCCGCCCGCGACAGCTCCGGGGCTGGCCACTGCTGATGTTCCCAAGGAAGGTTCAACCGTGAAGACGCCGCCCCCCCAAACGACGCCCCCAGGACGCACACCTCGCATGACGAAGAAGGCCGTTGCCGCCGTCGAGTGTGCGTCGTTGTCGCTCGTTGCCGCGCTGGCGGCGGGATGCCCGGGAGCGCAGCTCCGGCCCGAACCCTTCACCTGCCCGGAGGGGGCCTTTGAAGCCATGACGCAGCAGCTCCATTGGAGGCAGTACGACCGCTTCTCGGTCCGAATGGACGACCGCCAACCTGATGAGCTGGTGTGGTTCACCGCTGGCACGGAGGTCGTGGGGGTGGTCCCGAAAGGCGTCACCGACGACAGACAGTTGGAGGTCGCTCCCATCGGAACGCGCTTCTACGGCAAGGCCTATTACCTCCCCGAGAAGATGGGGGGTTCGGATGCACCGGCACTCGTCGTCCGGTATGACCGCGTGAAGCTCCCGGGCCAGGATGAGTACCCCATTTGCTTCGTGGTGGAGGCAGGAGCCGCGGCGTTCAAGGACGGCAAAGTGCAGGCGAGGAACCGGGCTGGGGGGTTTGTTGTGTACCGCTGGCCCTGAGCGGATCTGGAGTGACGTGTTGGGTAGGTGCTCGATTTGGGGCCGCTCCTCCTCAAGCGGGACATGACCTCCCAGGGTCGTTCCATTTCTTCCCATCCCCTGGGTAACGTCGTCCATGACGCGTCGGCCTTCGGAGGCCTGCGCGAAGGGGAGGACAGAGCATGTCGGCAAGGGAGTTCAGGCTTCCACGCGGAGCCATTCTCTTCACGAGGGACGGCTTCCAGTACGAGTTCCGCGAAGACCTGGGAGAGGTCCACCACGGATTGAGCCTCCTGCTGGCCCGGCGGCGCACTCCCGAGGGCAGCATCCGAGGCAAGGTGCTGCTCAAGGCATTGGGCGTTCCGCAGCTGAGGGAGATGCCCCGCATCAAGCGGGCGCGGGCGAAGCTTGAGGAGCAGGTGCGCCTCGCGACGTACCTCGACCATCCAGGCATCCTTCGCGTCCATGGGCTGCACAAGGCGGAGGGGTGCTGGTACGTCATCACCGAGCATCCATCGGGGAACAGCATCAGCAACCTCCTGACGCTCGTCGGGGAATGCAGGCGCCGGTTCTCGGCCCTCTTCACGCTCCATGTCGGGGCCCGCGTCGCCGAGGCCCTGGAGCACGCCCACGAGGCGCGGGATGAACAGGGACGCCCCCTTCACATCGTCCACCGGGCGCTCGACGTGGAGAACCTCTTCGTCGATTGGAACGGCGGTGTGCAGGTCTCCGACTTCGGGCTCGCCCTGTCGGATCTGCCCGGCCGCGTTTCA
This DNA window, taken from Corallococcus coralloides DSM 2259, encodes the following:
- a CDS encoding serine/threonine protein kinase → MSAREFRLPRGAILFTRDGFQYEFREDLGEVHHGLSLLLARRRTPEGSIRGKVLLKALGVPQLREMPRIKRARAKLEEQVRLATYLDHPGILRVHGLHKAEGCWYVITEHPSGNSISNLLTLVGECRRRFSALFTLHVGARVAEALEHAHEARDEQGRPLHIVHRALDVENLFVDWNGGVQVSDFGLALSDLPGRVSSTVRRPQGDAFYSSPEMLLTGRVDARSDLFALGNVLLELATGRNLLDASDDLTDEVKGTLSVRQRRRVRHAIKRAQLAGSPPMVADAIWRAATYTQADLEALTKPLPQGLRVTLLRLLQPRPDDRYQTARELAADLRRWLGEGAAYGKKEAVAELYEMAKRAHEELMVELGMRRPRGPQVPQDEFSTS
- a CDS encoding serine/threonine protein kinase encodes the protein MSATLLNPTPGSLIDGWQVARPLGAGGFARVFLGEKNGRHRAIKLAQHRETSGDLKQTHDRTLRELTALLMLDHPNIVRPRGHGLAESGNLYLALDYVDGWTLAEWAERKHPTVREVLGVFEKLASALAYMHGRGILHRDLKLSNVLIRKSDGEPVIIDFSCATYTHAEDLTDGGLPPGTDRYRAPEQFKFLREHKDERRARYAFQVSDEIFAVGVMLHELLTDPRPTEFRPRFDLNNAAMPPPSPRLANARIPEAVSDLIESMLALDPKRRPVDTEALRRELAELRANPGAEYDVPGHPPAEQRHGVPPPAALAMPSTPQPLKRHIARVARPRGWGRWGAVLASVVALVAVALFWRASSNIPGTPAALRSTTPKPPPPAMSTLGPPPATAPGLATADVPKEGSTVKTPPPQTTPPGRTPRMTKKAVAAVECASLSLVAALAAGCPGAQLRPEPFTCPEGAFEAMTQQLHWRQYDRFSVRMDDRQPDELVWFTAGTEVVGVVPKGVTDDRQLEVAPIGTRFYGKAYYLPEKMGGSDAPALVVRYDRVKLPGQDEYPICFVVEAGAAAFKDGKVQARNRAGGFVVYRWP
- a CDS encoding winged helix DNA-binding domain-containing protein, with translation MPSDVLSRQALNRATLARQLLLTREKMTVPRAIEHLVGLQAQLARPPYLALWSRLQGFQRDTLTKLALKRELARGTMMRGTLHLMAAKDYLRYRGLFQPLLDAALRSVLKERATALDLPALLATAKPFLMEKPRTFEEVREHLMKHHVDGDERAMGFATRMGLPLVQVPEEGLEWGWPGNSGFTLAESWLGEKISTDDDASPLVLRYLAAFGPATVADMQSWSGIKPLKDAFEKVRGKLVEFRDEKKRVLFDLPKAPRPPEDTPAPVRFLPDFDNLILSHADRTRVVPEEHREKLSTKNLRVLNVFLVNGHVAGSWSTERKKGTVTLVCKPFEPVKKADKDALAQEGEELLRFSDPDAAKVAVTFAAQ
- a CDS encoding DUF6310 domain-containing protein, with the protein product MRLRACAALLLFLSACATTPPGPGGPTSRNPRIANLQRAAALPWTDGGRCVVREAFQPWPVLMERCYQALDHERIEVQDTTGRCAVASAGAAAVGIGFCVLAAPEIAVGAVIVLGVVVVAVAIKEALDAYELRHLYPEEAAASRGAKGAPRETVAKRKPKLEPEPAGRDWQPPVPPVPVGRSRRDNCEPIPVNHRGGNDPHNKCADKIPNNSFPGWDVFVNGKNFDALQLATRVLWEVKTDNFDTFSEFLQGQVIRDQVPEMRIERELARACGFVFRVGVRSEEHKEALEEAAPDLKGFIVVMDWC
- a CDS encoding DUF5953 family protein, producing MTAKRKINLTVYAPALVSDDNRTIALVHGMERAFPGLRLEWRVSEDGRTIALPQRDAWLTEGTKDGGFPLVCNGNENLPVMISGWESPAGSSPGGRSQLEVHAQLPPSEGGLAAVADVLEAVAEIARGHWGHATPFRASVDIARQTRNRPDDLEVPPRGLPVLTSPSAMRSPEIPHRLGWLNYWSAAAARAIGFPDPVRDTELLSRARRTASGGWVVQLTDGPLDLDNPAHLEALKRAYERFPVIGGRAAP
- a CDS encoding DUF2381 family protein, encoding MLQPLRLALPLTLMLAWGAAAQAQQATRTRAERKRAVTIASTSADPLPIVHVAGDTPTLFLFTSPIQKKTLTFDESRIRVLDAGERSVIIQPVADLGEGERQEIGVFFADGQALTRAAFVLVTDPAEVDSRIDVRRPEPPNTACQPAQAPSLKPEDFVLLGLVDKAGVTTSSRHGEPTVVQGLALDSLVAFRGTGWVLADMTILNSPDQPAWTPQEAMFVRQVGVPLRARLVTKRPGPILPGETMRVLAVVELPQAQADLVFTLEIRGDGGRRFTIPGVRFPQPVAGEAQ
- a CDS encoding alpha-amylase family protein, encoding MIEDLWYKNAVVYCLDVETFMDGNGDGVGDFVGLRRKLDYLAGLGITCLWLLPFQPSPNRDNGYDISDYYGVDPRLGDLGDFVAFTHEAKLHGIRVIIDLVVNHTSDQHPWFQAARKDPDSNYRDYYVWAKKKPKDAHKGMVFPGVQPSTWTYDKEARLWYFHRFFHYQPDLNVANPEVREQILKVMGYWLELGVSGFRVDAVPFLVELKGVKNPDVKNPYKLLEEMREFLSWRKGDAILLAEANVTMNEVVEFFGDNDRMQMVFNFLANQNFYLALTRGDVTPLVQALKSSPKLPHTAQWANFLRNHDELDLGRLSDEDRLEVFEALGPDKGMQLYDRGLRRRFASMLDGDRRRIEVAYSLMFSLPGTPVLWYGDELGMGENLSLVERQAVRTPMQWSPEPHGGFTLAQEPVKPLVSEGPFGFRQVNVAQQRRDPGSQLNWTERIIRARKECPELGWGAWKVLRTGNKGVLAIRYEWKGNALVVLHNLSARPCTVKLDPGGEEPCTLFNVLSEDHSEPVDGQRHVLTLEGYGYRWFRVGLENPARKHRTEPLP
- a CDS encoding TIGR03885 family FMN-dependent LLM class oxidoreductase, encoding MSLIGFHASHEQFPPSELLRLCRKAEGAGFQAALNSDHFHPWTEAQGQSGFAWAFMGAALATTRLSFGSVTAPGQRYHPAIVAQALGTLNEMYPGRAWMALGSGQYLNEAITGTGWPAKDLRHARLKECVDIMRALFRGETVTHRGLVTVEEAKLYTRPKDMPLLVGAAVTPKTARWVGSWADGLITTARPPEELRKVVDAFREGGGEGKPLFLKVQLSYAKDDELAREGAYNQWASNIFANSVLTDMRSPAQFQEAANVVQPHDLDGPLRVSSSLQQHVDWLGEDLRLGFDRLYLHNVNREQDGFIEAFGEKVIPALTR